Proteins from a single region of Syngnathus typhle isolate RoL2023-S1 ecotype Sweden linkage group LG10, RoL_Styp_1.0, whole genome shotgun sequence:
- the chd4b gene encoding chromodomain-helicase-DNA-binding protein 4 isoform X4: MSGSDDDRDDFGAAEEHSLLHDDNEAEDIMSDIEEAPKSKKKKKAKKSSRESRSNKRQRAVREELPLSSPEHLIEGEATERDLDEGGLRSDSDGSDYAPGRKKKKRSSSTKDKKKSGGSAEKGGSSKSKRKDPEPDDDEDDDDDCQPKSSSQMLDAWGMKDIDHTFTQEDYNSLTNYKAFSQFVRPLIAAKNPKIAVSKMMTLMMAKWREFSTNNPHKGSASANAALAAANVAAAVENMVVAGTDGGPDGGAAPPAAVTAQTSPAAPVAAPPPPPPPPPPLRKAKTKEGKGPNARKKSKSKVPPKPKPKKVAPLKIKLGGLNSKRKRSSSDEDEPDVDSDFDESNFSVSEGSSRSSRSKKKSKSSKKKKKVETEDGDGYETDHQDYCEVCQQGGEIILCDTCPRAYHMVCLDPDMEKAPEGKWSCPHCEKEGIQWEAREELSDAEVEDEDDRQDDGAEEEDDHHIEYCRVCKDGGELLCCDTCPSSYHIHCLNPPLPEIPNGEWICPRCKCPPMKGKVQKVLTWRWGEPPAPTPVPRPSDLPAEAPDPPPLVGRREREFFVKWCNMSYWHCSWVLELQLELNCQVMFRNYQRKTDMDEPPPVDFGGEGDDDKSTKRKNKDPLFVHMEAEFYRYGVKMEWLMIHRILNHSVDRKGNVHYLIKWRDLAYDQSTWESEDMDIPEFDLYKQTYWNHRELMIGDEGRPGKKLKKPVKIKKTERPPANPVVDPTIKFDRQPDYLDSTGGTLHPYQLEGLNWLRFSWAQATDTILADEMGLGKTVQTAVFLYSLYKEGHSKGPFLVSAPLSTIINWEREFEMWAPDMYVVTYVGDKDSRAVIRENEFSFEGNAIRGGKKASKMKKDSTVKFHVLLTSYELITIDQAVLGSIEWACLVVDEAHRLKNNQSKFFRVLNNYPLQHKLLLTGTPLQNNLEELFHLLNFLTPERFNNLEGFLEEFADIAKEDQIKKLHDMLGPHMLRRLKADVFKHMPSKTELIVRVELSPMQKKYYKFILTRNFEALNTRGGGNQVSLLNVVMDLKKCCNHPYLFPAAATEAPKLPNGMYEGLALTKASGKLMLLHKMMKKLKEGGHRVLVFSQMTKMLDLLEDFLENEGYKYERIDGGVTGNMRQEAIDRFNAPGAPQFAFLLSTRAGGLGINLASADTVIIYDSDWNPHNDIQAFSRAHRIGQNRKVMIYRFVTKASVEERITQVAKKKMMLTHLVVRPGLGSKTGSMSKQELDDILKFGTEELFKDEAGEGDNKEDDSSVIHYDDQAIDRLLDRNRDATDDTEIQSMNEYLSSFKVAQYVVKDEDDEEEEVEREVIKQEESVDPDYWEKLLRHHYEQQQEDLARNLGKGKRTRKPVNYNDGSQEDRDWQEDQSDNQSDYSVASEEGDEDFDERSEANARRPSRKGLRNDRDKPLPPLLARVGGNIEVLGFNARQRKAFLNVVMRYGMPPQDAFNNQWLVRDLRGKSEKEFKAYVSLFMRHLCEPGADGAETFADGVPREGLSRQHVLTRIGVMSLIRKKVQEFEHVNGQWSMPWMAELEENKRAAALAAGEDPKTPSSGTPADTQPNTPVPEDLSRSDDKEDIKKDAEDTKARKTDEPEIIEIPDESDKSPASESKDEDPVAKEDKEKETRGGDEGSEPDDLSKDREDKADKTLPADVKGEEMDGKTDAEERSKAEEAKDEKMDPEKDQQESKDGVKSEDASRLQNGDNTREGVLSMLNVSEEKRKASKQRFMFNIADGGFTELHSLWQNEERAATVTKKTFEIWHRRHDYWLLAGIIQHGYARWQDVQNDVRFAILNEPFKGEMSRGNFLEIKNKFLARRFKLLEQALVIEEQLRRAAYLNMTEDPAHPSMALNTRFSEVECLAESHQHLSKESMSGNKPANAVLHKVLKQLEELLSDMKADVTRLPATIARIPPVAVRLQMSERNILSRLASRGPDVSAPNQSQSVQQMQVSR, encoded by the exons ACGACAACGAGGCCGAAGACATCATGTCTGACATAGAAGAGGCTCCCAaatccaagaagaagaagaaggccaaGAAGAGCAGCAGGGAGAGCAGAAGCAACAAGAGGCAGAGAGCTGTCAGAGAG GAGTTGCCGCTGAGCTCTCCTGAGCACCTCATTGAAGGGGAGGCAACAGAGCGGGACCTGGATGAGGGAGGCCTGCGCTCGGACAGTGATGGAAGCGATTACGCCCCGGGAAGGAAAAAGAAGAAACGCTCCAGCTCGACCAAAGACAAGAAGAAGTCCGGCGGGTCTGCGGAGAAAGGGGGCTCATCCAAGAGCAAGCGCAAAGATCCAGAGCCAGATGACGACgaagatgacgatgatgattgcCAG CCGAAAAGCTCCTCACAGATGCTGGATGCCTGGGGCATGAAAGACATTGACCACACCTTTACTCAGGAAGACTACAACTCACTCACCAACTACAAGGCCTTCAGTCAGTTTGTCAG GCCGTTGATTGCAGCCAAGAACCCCAAAATTGCTGTGTCCAAGATGATGACGCTAATGATGGCCAAGTGGAGAGAGTTTAGCACAAACAATCCCCATAAG GGCTCCGCCTCCGCCAATGCAGCCTTGGCAGCCGCCAATGTGGCAGCTGCTGTGGAGAACATGGTGGTTGCCGGGACGGACGGAGGGCCCGATGGTGGTGCCGCACCCCCTGCCGCCGTCACCGCTCAGACATCGCCCGCTGCTCCGGTGGCAGccccgccaccgccgccaccgccgccgccgcctctccGCAAGGCAAAAACCAAAGAAGGCAAAG GACCTAATGCTCGTAAAAAATCCAAGTCTAAAGTTCCACCGAAGCCCAAACCCAAGAAAGTGGCTCCACTCAAGATCAAACTTGGTGGCCTAAACAGCAAGAGAAAGCGCTCCTCG AGCGATGAAGATGAGCCCGATGTGGACAGCGACTTTGACGAAAGCAACTTCTCCGTGTCAGAGGGCTCCagccgcagcagccgcagcaaGAAGAAGTCCAAGAGctcgaagaaaaagaagaaag TGGAGACGGAGGATGGCGACGGCTACGAGACGGACCATCAGGACTACTGTGAGGTGTGCCAGCAGGGAGGAGAGATCATTCTGTGCGACACCTGCCCCAGGGCTTATCACATGGTCTGCTTGGACCCTGACATGGAAAAGGCCCCCGAGGGCAAGTGGAGCTGCCCACACTGC GAGAAGGAGGGCATCCAGTGGGAGGCAAGGGAGGAGCTCTCCGACGCCGAAGTGGAAGACGAGGACGACAGGCAGGACGACGGcgccgaggaagaggacgacCACCACATTGAGTATTGCAGGGTGTGCAAGGACGGAGGGGAGCTCCTTTGCTGCGACACTTGCCCCTCGTCCTACCACATCCACTGTCTCAACCCGCCTCTCCCCGAGATCCCCAACGGCGAGTGGATCTGCCCCCGCTGCAAG TGTCCACCGATGAAGGGTAAAGTCCAGAAGGTCTTAACATGGCGTTGGGGAGAGCCGCCTGCCCCCACGCCCGTTCCCCGGCCTTCTGACCTGCCCGCTGAGGCTCCCGATCCCCCACCGTTGGTTGGCCGCAGGGAGAGGGAGTTCTTTGTGAAATGGTGCAACATGTCTTATTGGCACTGCTCCTGGGTGCTCGAACTCCAG TTGGAGCTGAACTGCCAGGTGATGTTCCGCAACTACCAGAGGAAGACCGACATGGACGAGCCGCCGCCTGTTGACTTTGGCGGCGAGGGCGACGACGACAAGAGCACCAAGAGGAAGAACAAGGATCCGCTCTTTGTCCACATGGAGGCGGAGTTCTACCGCTATGGAGTCAAGATGGAGTGGCTGATGATACACCGCATCCTCAACCACAG TGTGGACAGGAAGGGCAACGTGCACTACCTGATCAAATGGCGAGATCTGGCCTACGACCAGTCCACGTGGGAGAGCGAAGACATGGACATCCCAGAGTTTGACCTTTACAAGCAGACCTACTGGAATCACAG AGAGTTGATGATTGGTGATGAGGGCAGACCTGGCAAGAAGCTTAAGAAGCCTGTCAAAATTAAGAAGACGGAGCGTCCACCTGCTAATCCTGTGGTAGAC CCCACCATAAAGTTTGACCGTCAGCCTGACTACCTGGACAGCACTGGGGGCACTCTTCACCCCTACCAGCTAGAGGGCCTGAACTGGCTCAGGTTTTCTTGGGCGCAGGCCACCGACACCATCCTGGCCGATGAGATGGGCTTAGGAAAGACTGTCCAGACCGCTGTCTTCCTCTACTCGCTTTACAAGGAG GGTCACTCCAAAGGTCCCTTCCTGGTTAGCGCACCTCTGTCTACCATCATCAATTGGGAGAGAGAGTTTGAGATGTGGGCCCCGGACATGTATGTGGTCACCTATGTGGGTGACAAGGACAGCAGGGCTGTCATCCGAGAGAACGAGTTCTCCTTCGAAGGGAATGCCATCCGAGGTGGGAAGAAGGCTTCCAAGATGAAG AAAGACTCCACAGTTAAATTTCATGTCCTCCTCACGTCCTATGAGCTGATCACCATCGACCAGGCTGTGCTGGGCTCTATCGAATGGGCCTGTCTGGTTGTGGACGAAGCTCACAGGCTGAAAAACAACCAGTCCAAG TTCTTCAGAGTGTTGAACAACTACCCGCTGCAACACAAGCTTCTGCTGACCGGCACGCCTCTTCAAAACAACCTGGAAGAGCTCTTCCATTTGCTTAACTTCCTGACTCCAGAGAGATTCAA CAACTTGGAAGGCTTCTTGGAGGAATTTGCCGACATCGCCAAAGAGGACCAGATCAAGAAGCTCCACGATATGCTAGGCCCGCACATGCTCAGGAGGCTGAAAGCGGACGTCTTCAAGCACATGCCATCCAAGACCGAGCTCATTGTCAGAGTGGAGCTCAGCCCCATGCAGAA GAAATACTACAAGTTTATATTAACTCGGAACTTTGAGGCCTTGAACACCCGCGGAGGAGGAAACCAAGTCTCTTTGCTCAACGTGGTGATGGATCTGAAAAAGTGCTGCAATCACCCCTACCTGTTTCCCGCTGCCGCTACC GAGGCTCCGAAACTTCCCAACGGCATGTACGAGGGCTTGGCTCTGACCAAGGCATCCGGCAAGCTGATGCTCTTGCACAAGATGATGAAGAAGTTGAAGGAAGGAGGTCACAGGGTGCTGGTTTTCTCCCAGATGACCAAAATGCTGGACCTGCTGGAGGACTTCCTGGAAAACGAGGGCTACAAATACGAGAGAATTGACGGCGGGGTCACGGGCAACATGCGGCAGGAGGCCATCGACCGCTTTAATG CTCCCGGCGCTCCACAGTTTGCCTTCCTCCTCTCAACTCGAGCAGGAGGTTTGGGCATCAATCTTGCCTCCGCAGACACCGTTATCATTTATGACTCCGACTGGAACCCTCACAATGATATCCAG GCATTCAGTCGAGCTCACCGTATCGGCCAGAACAGGAAGGTGATGATCTATCGCTTTGTGACAAAAGCATCCGTGGAGGAGAGGATCacacag gtcgcaaagaaaaaaatgatgctCACCCACTTGGTTGTGCGACCCGGCCTCGGCTCCAAGACCGGTTCCATGTCCAAGCAGGAGCTTGACGACATTCTCAAATTTGGAACCGAGGAGTTATTCAAGGATGAGGCTGGAGAGG GGGACAACAAAGAGGACGACAGCAGTGTGATCCACTACGACGACCAAGCCATTGATCGTCTACTGGACCGGAACCGGGACGCCACGGATGACACCGAAATCCAGAGCATGAACGAATACCTCAGCTCCTTCAAAGTTGCACAATACGTAGTCAAAGACGAGGATGATGAG gaggaggaagtggagcgGGAGGTGATCAAGCAGGAGGAAAGCGTCGACCCCGACTACTGGGAGAAGCTGCTACGTCATCACTACGAGCAGCAGCAAGAGGATCTGGCCCGCAATCTGGGCAAAGGCAAAAGAACTCGAAAGCCGGTTAACTACAATGACGGTTCTCAGGAGGACCGAG ATTGGCAAGAGGATCAATCCGACAACCAGTCTGATTATTCTGTGGCGTCGGAGGAGGGCGACGAGGACTTTGACGAGCGTTCTGAAG CTAACGCCCGTAGACCGAGCCGCAAAGGGTTACGAAACGACCGGGACAAGCCTCTGCCTCCGCTCCTGGCCCGAGTGGGAGGAAACATTGag GTTCTGGGCTTCAACGCGCGGCAGAGGAAGGCTTTCCTGAATGTGGTGATGCGCTATGGGATGCCTCCCCAGGATGCTTTCAACAACCAGTGGCTTGTCAGGGACCTTCGAGGGAAATCTGAGAAGGAATTCAA ggcATACGTGTCTCTGTTCATGAGGCACCTGTGTGAGCCGGGAGCCGACGGAGCGGAGACCTTTGCAGATGGCGTCCCGCGAGAGGGACTGTCCAGGCAACACGTGCTAACCCGCATCGGTGTCATGTCCCTCATCAGAAAAAAG GTGCAGGAGTTTGAGCATGTGAACGGTCAGTGGTCCATGCCTTGGATGGCGGAgctggaggaaaacaagaggGCGGCGGCTTTGGCTGCGGGTGAAGACCCCAAGACCCCTTCGAGTGGGACGCCCGCCGATACGCAACCCAACACTCCTGTGCCAG AGGATCTCTCAAGATCAGACGACAAAGAGGACATTAAGAAGGATGCCGAAGACACCAAAGCCAGAAAGACGGACGAGCCAGAG ATTATTGAAATCCCAGATGAGTCCGACAAGTCACCGGCCTCTGAAAGCAAAGATGAGGATCCTGTAGCTAAGGAGGACAAAGAGAAGGAGACACGAGGTGGCGATGAAGGGAGCGAGCCCGACGACCTTAGCAAGGACAGAGAGGACAAGGCCGACAAGACCCTTCCTGCTGATGTCAAAGGTGAAGAGATGGATGGAAAAACAGATGCGGAGGAGCGATCAAAAG ctgAAGAAGCTAAAGATGAAAAGATGGATCCAGAGAAAG ATCAACAAGAGAGCAAAGATGGTGTGAAATCTGAGGACGCTAGCAGACTTCAAAATGGAGACAACACCAGGGAAGGAGTGCTGTCCATGTTGAATGTCAGCGAAGAAAAGAGGAAAGCCAGCAAGCAGAGGTTCATGTTCAACATAGCGGACGGAGGCTTCACAG AGCTTCACTCCCTTTGGCAAAATGAGGAGAGGGCAGCCACCGTCACTAAAAAAACCTTTGAGATTTGGCACCGTCGCCATGATTACTGGCTCCTTGCTGGCATCATACA GCACGGCTACGCTCGGTGGCAGGACGTGCAGAACGACGTCAGGTTCGCCATCCTCAATGAGCCCTTCAAGGGCGAAATGAGCAGAGGCAACTTCCTGGAAATCAAGAACAAGTTCCTGGCACGCAGGTTCAAG TTACTGGAGCAAGCGTTGGTAATCGAGGAGCAGCTACGCCGGGCGGCCTACCTCAACATGACGGAGGACCCGGCACACCCTTCCATGGCGCTTAACACGCGCTTCAGTGAGGTGGAGTGTCTGGCCGAGTCCCACCAGCACCTCAGCAAGGAGTCCATGTCAGGAAACAAGCCAGCCAATGCAGTTCTGCATAAAG TTCTCAAACAGCTGGAGGAGCTGCTGAGCGACATGAAGGCGGATGTCACACGCCTCCCGGCGACCATCGCCAGGATACCGCCCGTGGCCGTGCGGCTGCAAATGTCAGAGCGCAACATCCTCAGCAGGCTGGCCAGCCGTGGGCCCGATGTGAGCGCCCCGAACCAGTCGCAGAGCGTGCAGCAGATGCAGGTTTCACGCTGA